One part of the Janthinobacterium sp. 17J80-10 genome encodes these proteins:
- a CDS encoding flagellar basal body L-ring protein FlgH gives MKNAFRVFFSILAAGYLAGCAMTPDSIVQGPTSARPMPPVASGQANGAIFQSASYRPIFEDRRARFVGDILTMTISEKTSANKAAGNSGSKSGSVETGVTALFGAPASLLGRTNAAASSANDFSEKGATSSSNNFTGTIGVTVVDVLPNGNLVVSGEKQVAFDKGTEFIRVSGVVNPDQIRPGNNILSSQVADARIEYRTNSHVDGAEMMGILTRFFLSVLPL, from the coding sequence ATGAAAAACGCATTCAGGGTATTTTTTTCCATTCTTGCCGCCGGCTATCTTGCTGGCTGCGCAATGACGCCTGATTCCATCGTGCAGGGACCGACCTCGGCAAGGCCCATGCCGCCGGTGGCGAGCGGCCAGGCCAATGGCGCGATTTTCCAGTCTGCTTCGTATCGGCCGATATTCGAAGACCGCCGCGCGCGCTTCGTCGGCGATATCCTGACCATGACCATCAGCGAAAAAACCAGCGCCAACAAGGCTGCCGGCAATTCCGGCAGCAAGAGCGGCAGCGTCGAGACAGGCGTGACTGCACTGTTCGGCGCCCCGGCTTCACTGCTGGGACGCACGAATGCGGCGGCGTCGTCCGCCAACGATTTCAGCGAAAAGGGCGCGACCAGTTCGAGCAACAATTTCACTGGCACCATTGGCGTCACGGTGGTTGATGTTCTCCCCAATGGCAACCTCGTGGTTAGCGGGGAAAAGCAGGTCGCGTTTGACAAGGGCACCGAATTCATCCGGGTTTCAGGCGTTGTCAATCCTGATCAAATCCGTCCTGGCAACAACATCCTGTCGAGCCAGGTCGCCGATGCACGCATCGAATACCGCACCAACAGCCATGTCGATGGCGCAGAAATGATGGGTATCCTGACGCGTTTCTTCCTGAGCGTTTTGCCGCTGTAA
- a CDS encoding flagellar basal body P-ring protein FlgI, with protein sequence MKRSLALLVVAACMAASPAHAERLKDLASIQGVRQNQLLGYGLVVGLDGSGDQTTQTPFTVQSVMSMLQQMGVNLPPASSLQLKNVAAVMVTTSLPAFARPGQALDVTVSSMGNAKSLRGGTLLMTPLKGADGQIYGIAQGNVLVGGVGAAASGSKTQVNHLSVGRISNGATVERAVPTVLGQGDSVYLELNDTDFSTASRVVDAVNRRFGAETAAAQDGRVIRVRAPADSSARVAFLGALESIDLAPAQSAAKVILNARTGSVVMNQAVTLESCAVSHGNLSIVINTDSAVSQPAPLSGGQTVVTQTSQIDIRKEPGQVLMLKGGASLAEVVKALNAIGATPQDLLAILQAMKAAGSLRAELEII encoded by the coding sequence ATGAAACGCAGCCTGGCGTTGCTGGTTGTCGCAGCCTGCATGGCGGCGTCGCCGGCGCATGCCGAGCGCCTCAAGGACCTGGCCAGCATCCAGGGGGTGCGCCAGAACCAGTTGCTCGGCTATGGCCTGGTGGTCGGCCTCGACGGCAGCGGCGACCAGACCACGCAAACGCCGTTTACCGTGCAAAGCGTCATGAGCATGCTGCAACAGATGGGCGTGAACCTGCCGCCGGCGTCGTCGCTGCAGCTGAAAAACGTCGCGGCAGTCATGGTGACAACGTCGCTGCCGGCCTTTGCCCGGCCGGGCCAGGCACTGGATGTGACGGTTTCCTCGATGGGCAATGCCAAGAGCCTGCGTGGCGGTACCCTCCTGATGACGCCGCTGAAGGGCGCCGATGGGCAAATTTACGGTATCGCGCAGGGCAATGTGCTGGTTGGTGGCGTCGGTGCGGCAGCCAGCGGCAGCAAGACCCAGGTCAACCACCTGAGTGTGGGCCGCATTTCGAATGGCGCCACCGTCGAGCGCGCCGTGCCAACCGTGCTGGGGCAGGGCGATTCGGTGTACCTGGAGTTGAACGATACGGATTTTTCCACTGCCAGCCGCGTGGTGGATGCTGTCAACCGGCGCTTCGGCGCGGAAACGGCGGCAGCGCAGGATGGCCGCGTGATCCGCGTGCGCGCGCCAGCGGACAGCAGCGCCCGCGTGGCTTTTCTCGGTGCGCTGGAAAGCATCGACCTGGCGCCGGCGCAATCTGCCGCCAAGGTCATCCTGAACGCCCGCACCGGTTCGGTTGTGATGAACCAGGCGGTAACACTGGAAAGTTGTGCCGTATCGCACGGTAACCTGTCGATCGTCATCAATACCGACTCGGCCGTCAGCCAGCCAGCCCCCCTGTCGGGTGGACAGACGGTGGTGACCCAGACTTCGCAGATCGATATCCGCAAGGAGCCAGGGCAAGTATTAATGCTCAAGGGAGGCGCGTCACTGGCGGAAGTGGTCAAGGCACTGAATGCGATTGGCGCCACGCCGCAGGACTTGCTGGCGATATTGCAAGCCATGAAGGCGGCAGGCTCACTGCGCGCCGAACTGGAAATCATCTAA
- the flgJ gene encoding flagellar assembly peptidoglycan hydrolase FlgJ produces MSNSVDFSGKLALDSRGLGALRESARQQSPESIKAAAKQFEALFMNMVMKSMREATPQDGMFDNQQTKMYTSMLDQQLSQTLANRGVGLADVLARQLSANRGLPPPAPGEAGDAGNAATGGAAADGISGMAPVRQLNPQRQAQIAAFQEQLRLQNEEGGSGMTPGGMPGQAGSASGVAEAGKSRSRHAHVRAFEDRLAHHADEASRATGIPAKFMLGQAALETGWGKREIRGADGSNSFNLFGIKATGGWKGKVVEVATTEYVNGAPQIKREKFRAYDSYADSFRDYARLLGQNPRYENVIANAQDASGFAHGLQRAGYATDPQYAAKLTRIIQQTLSA; encoded by the coding sequence ATGAGCAATTCCGTCGATTTCTCCGGCAAGCTCGCCCTGGACTCCAGGGGGCTGGGTGCGTTGCGCGAGTCGGCGCGGCAGCAATCGCCGGAATCGATCAAGGCCGCCGCCAAGCAGTTCGAGGCGCTTTTCATGAACATGGTCATGAAAAGCATGCGCGAAGCCACGCCGCAGGATGGCATGTTCGACAACCAGCAAACCAAGATGTATACCTCCATGCTGGACCAGCAGCTGAGCCAGACACTGGCCAATCGCGGCGTCGGCCTGGCCGATGTGCTGGCGCGGCAGTTGTCGGCCAATCGCGGGTTGCCGCCTCCAGCGCCGGGCGAGGCGGGCGATGCCGGCAATGCCGCCACTGGTGGGGCCGCAGCCGATGGTATCTCCGGCATGGCGCCCGTGCGCCAGTTGAACCCGCAGCGGCAGGCCCAGATTGCTGCATTCCAGGAGCAGCTGCGGCTGCAAAATGAAGAGGGCGGCAGCGGCATGACCCCGGGTGGCATGCCTGGCCAGGCGGGTAGCGCAAGCGGCGTCGCCGAAGCCGGCAAGTCGAGGTCGCGCCATGCCCATGTGCGGGCGTTCGAGGACCGCCTTGCGCATCACGCCGATGAGGCCAGCCGCGCCACCGGCATTCCCGCCAAATTCATGCTGGGCCAGGCGGCGCTCGAGACCGGGTGGGGCAAGCGCGAGATTCGCGGCGCCGACGGCAGCAACAGCTTCAACCTGTTCGGCATCAAGGCGACAGGCGGCTGGAAGGGCAAGGTCGTCGAAGTGGCGACCACCGAGTACGTCAATGGCGCGCCGCAGATCAAGCGGGAAAAGTTCCGCGCTTACGATTCCTATGCCGACAGTTTCCGCGATTACGCCCGCCTGCTGGGGCAGAATCCGCGTTATGAAAATGTCATTGCCAATGCCCAGGATGCCAGTGGTTTTGCGCATGGCCTGCAACGCGCCGGCTACGCGACAGACCCGCAGTATGCAGCCAAACTGACGCGCATCATCCAGCAAACTCTGTCGGCGTGA
- the flgK gene encoding flagellar hook-associated protein FlgK, whose translation MANILSIGQSALNAAQVGLATTGHNIANASTEGFSRQVVVQSALAGAPASFGSLGKGTEVQSVKRVYNEFLTNQVLNSQTSQNGLSSYYSQIKQINNMFADPTVGVTPALQEFFKGVQNLAANPSSGAARQTVIASAQTLAGQFQDVSGRLDSLREGVNSDIRSGIDSINSLATQIAKLNDSISTVQASNSGKAPNDLLDQRDKLVSDLSKEIKVTVVKQGTDYNISIGNGQSLIVGGKTFELTPVVSATDPSRIQVGYKSNGNTISLAEAALSGGKMGGVLEFRSQTLDKVQNELGRIAIGLGSAFNDQHQLGQDLNGDLGGDFFKVAVPRVNSSSLNTGTAQVAANITNPGAMTASDYRFEFIGPAEYRVTRMTDGALTSSTTLPISIDGLEFQVASGTMAAGDVFMVKPTIDGASGFGVLISDTAKIAAAAPVRTGANSVNAGSGKISAGSVDDSYTLASVSPPITLQYDAATNTFSGFPASTSVTVSSPLQADGKNVGGAASALDFSIANVNGGLGFNDSVTVTDFDYSGGGANIAQLDIDGMGITLTANYGDADGVAAAIESQLNATAGTGAYTVTNTAGNLKIQNNSAATAVAITNTDVNAGLAGFANDTGTAGVVGTQATFTVDGSPVSLTGNYADRDALAAAIQSQLSGYAVTAGSGGALTITHTGNQQPVAVAGLSGNELANLGLSNSPGTGSLSSYAPGAPVSFVEGATISFGGVSFAITGNPANGDRFTIGANTNGVGDNRNALLLGALQTAKTLANGTATLQGAFGQMVNMVGNKTHELDVNMTAENTMLEQVVAAQQSVSGVNLDEEAANLLRYQQAYQAAGKVMQTASKMFDVLLSLGQ comes from the coding sequence ATGGCGAACATTCTGAGTATTGGCCAATCAGCACTGAACGCGGCGCAGGTGGGACTGGCGACCACGGGCCACAATATCGCCAATGCCAGTACCGAGGGGTTCAGCCGCCAGGTGGTCGTGCAGAGTGCGCTGGCAGGCGCGCCAGCCAGTTTCGGCTCGCTTGGCAAGGGCACCGAAGTCCAGTCGGTCAAGCGCGTTTACAACGAATTCCTGACGAACCAGGTCCTGAATTCGCAAACGTCGCAGAACGGGCTCAGTTCGTATTACAGCCAGATCAAGCAGATCAATAACATGTTTGCCGATCCGACGGTCGGCGTGACTCCGGCGCTGCAGGAATTTTTCAAGGGCGTGCAAAACCTCGCCGCCAATCCCAGTTCCGGCGCGGCGCGGCAAACCGTGATTGCGTCGGCGCAAACCCTGGCGGGTCAATTCCAGGATGTCAGCGGCCGCCTCGATTCGCTGCGTGAAGGCGTCAACAGCGACATCAGGTCCGGCATCGACAGCATCAATTCGCTTGCCACCCAGATTGCCAAGCTCAACGATTCCATCAGCACGGTGCAGGCCAGTAACAGCGGCAAGGCGCCCAATGACTTGCTCGACCAGCGCGACAAGCTGGTATCGGATCTGAGCAAGGAAATCAAGGTTACTGTGGTCAAGCAGGGTACTGACTATAATATTTCGATCGGCAACGGCCAGTCCCTTATCGTCGGTGGCAAGACGTTTGAGCTGACCCCCGTGGTATCGGCCACCGATCCGTCGCGCATCCAGGTGGGCTACAAGAGCAACGGCAACACCATTTCGCTGGCGGAAGCCGCGCTTTCCGGCGGCAAGATGGGCGGCGTGCTGGAATTCCGCTCGCAAACACTGGACAAGGTGCAAAATGAACTTGGCCGGATCGCCATCGGCCTGGGTAGTGCATTCAATGATCAGCACCAGCTTGGCCAGGATTTGAACGGCGACCTCGGCGGCGATTTTTTCAAGGTGGCGGTGCCCCGGGTGAACTCGAGCTCGCTGAACACCGGCACTGCCCAGGTCGCGGCCAATATCACCAACCCGGGCGCGATGACCGCCAGCGATTACCGCTTTGAATTCATCGGTCCTGCCGAATATCGCGTAACCCGCATGACTGACGGCGCCCTGACTAGTTCCACCACGCTGCCGATCTCGATCGACGGGCTGGAGTTTCAGGTCGCCTCGGGCACCATGGCCGCCGGCGATGTCTTCATGGTCAAGCCGACGATCGATGGCGCCAGTGGATTTGGCGTGCTGATCAGCGATACTGCCAAGATCGCGGCGGCGGCGCCGGTTCGTACCGGCGCCAACAGCGTCAACGCCGGTTCAGGAAAGATCAGCGCCGGTTCGGTCGACGACAGCTATACCCTCGCCAGCGTGTCGCCGCCGATAACGCTGCAATATGACGCTGCAACCAATACCTTCAGCGGCTTCCCGGCTTCGACGAGCGTCACGGTGAGCAGTCCGCTGCAGGCAGATGGCAAGAACGTCGGCGGGGCGGCCAGCGCATTGGACTTCAGCATTGCTAATGTAAATGGCGGCCTGGGCTTCAACGACAGCGTCACAGTGACCGACTTCGACTACTCGGGCGGCGGCGCAAATATCGCACAGCTTGATATCGACGGCATGGGCATCACGCTGACGGCAAATTACGGCGACGCAGACGGCGTTGCAGCTGCAATCGAATCGCAACTCAATGCCACTGCAGGAACTGGTGCTTACACTGTCACTAATACTGCAGGAAACCTCAAGATCCAGAATAACAGCGCTGCCACCGCGGTTGCCATTACCAATACCGATGTCAACGCAGGTTTGGCTGGTTTCGCAAACGATACCGGTACGGCAGGTGTTGTCGGTACTCAAGCTACCTTCACGGTCGATGGCAGCCCGGTCAGCCTGACCGGCAATTACGCCGACCGCGATGCGCTGGCCGCGGCGATCCAAAGTCAGCTTTCCGGATATGCCGTGACAGCAGGCAGTGGCGGTGCGCTGACGATCACCCATACCGGCAATCAGCAGCCGGTTGCGGTGGCCGGATTGAGTGGCAACGAGCTCGCCAATCTTGGCTTGAGCAACTCGCCGGGCACCGGTTCGCTCAGCAGCTATGCGCCCGGCGCGCCGGTGAGCTTTGTCGAGGGCGCGACCATCAGTTTTGGCGGCGTCAGCTTTGCCATCACCGGCAACCCGGCCAACGGCGACCGCTTTACCATCGGCGCCAATACCAACGGCGTTGGCGACAATCGCAACGCCTTGCTGCTGGGCGCGCTGCAAACCGCGAAAACCCTGGCCAACGGCACCGCTACCCTGCAGGGCGCATTCGGCCAGATGGTAAACATGGTTGGCAACAAGACGCATGAGCTGGACGTCAACATGACTGCAGAAAATACCATGTTGGAGCAAGTCGTCGCGGCGCAGCAATCCGTCTCGGGCGTCAACCTGGATGAGGAAGCGGCCAACCTGTTGCGTTACCAGCAGGCGTACCAGGCCGCCGGCAAGGTGATGCAAACTGCCAGTAAAATGTTCGACGTGTTGCTGTCATTAGGACAGTAA
- the flgL gene encoding flagellar hook-associated protein FlgL, with amino-acid sequence MRISTSTLYETSTSKLSDLQASLMRTQQQIATGRRVMTPADDPVAAARAYDVSQARATNDQYAINRQNVKSSLGLEEGVLASVTTLLQDVKTQVVAAGNGAYSDTERQYLATELNERFQELIGLANSGDGVGGYLFAGFQSGTQPFAQSGNGAVYSGDQGQRMLQVAASRQLGFSDNGNAVFEQIKTGNGSFTLGAATGNAGTGVFSAGVVTDASLLDGHDYSVTFSVTGGVTTYDVTDVTTGTALSTGNAYASGQAIAFNGIQFDIKGAPANGDSFAIGPSTNQSVFSTLKDLIGVLNAPATGDAGKARLSNGLVEAHSNLENALDNVLTVRASVGTRLKEIDSLDSSGEDADLQFAQTLSDLQDLDYTKAISSLMQQQTTLSAAQQSFVKISGLSLFNFL; translated from the coding sequence ATGCGTATAAGTACCAGCACCTTGTATGAAACCAGCACATCGAAGCTAAGCGATCTGCAGGCCAGCCTGATGCGCACGCAGCAGCAGATTGCGACCGGCCGCCGGGTCATGACGCCGGCTGACGATCCAGTGGCTGCGGCGCGTGCCTATGACGTGAGCCAGGCGCGGGCCACCAACGACCAGTACGCCATCAACCGCCAGAACGTCAAGTCCTCGCTGGGACTGGAAGAGGGCGTGCTGGCCAGCGTAACGACCTTGCTGCAGGACGTTAAGACCCAGGTGGTCGCTGCTGGCAATGGCGCCTACAGCGACACCGAACGTCAATATCTTGCTACCGAGCTGAATGAACGCTTCCAGGAATTGATCGGACTGGCCAATTCCGGCGATGGTGTCGGCGGCTACCTGTTCGCCGGCTTTCAGAGCGGCACCCAGCCTTTTGCGCAAAGCGGCAATGGCGCTGTCTACAGCGGTGACCAGGGGCAGCGCATGCTGCAGGTTGCCGCTTCCCGGCAACTCGGCTTCAGCGATAACGGCAATGCCGTATTTGAGCAAATCAAGACCGGCAATGGCAGTTTCACTCTCGGCGCCGCAACTGGCAATGCCGGTACAGGGGTATTTTCGGCCGGTGTCGTGACAGATGCGTCGCTCCTCGATGGCCATGATTACAGCGTGACTTTTTCCGTGACTGGTGGCGTCACCACCTACGACGTGACCGATGTCACCACCGGCACAGCCCTGTCTACGGGTAATGCCTACGCCAGTGGCCAGGCCATTGCATTCAACGGCATCCAGTTCGACATCAAGGGTGCGCCGGCCAATGGCGACAGTTTTGCCATAGGTCCAAGCACCAACCAGAGCGTGTTTTCGACTTTGAAGGACTTGATCGGCGTCCTCAATGCCCCGGCCACTGGCGACGCGGGCAAGGCAAGGCTCAGCAATGGGTTGGTGGAAGCGCATTCCAACCTCGAGAATGCGCTGGACAATGTGTTGACGGTGCGTGCCTCGGTAGGGACGCGACTGAAGGAAATCGATTCGCTTGACAGTAGCGGGGAAGATGCAGATTTGCAGTTTGCCCAGACACTGTCGGATTTGCAGGATCTCGACTATACCAAGGCGATTTCCAGCCTCATGCAGCAACAGACGACGCTTTCTGCGGCGCAGCAATCCTTTGTAAAAATCAGCGGACTGTCGCTTTTTAACTTCCTTTAA
- a CDS encoding HD domain-containing phosphohydrolase → MTDEISINQVNQHYLDKVMNLAQERDVEATEDIFDARGMKLVAKGSRISSGMQERLIVHKLRKPLESSITVADGIDNNIIVSEARRLAETLAPVGSMHRIVGSKGVSPLDILQQARFGKAMSLMLTITERGGTSALAHSVMVSLVSVCLAKKMGLGETEQSTVALAGLLHDIGELYIEPEFLDSKRRLLPHEWRHVVVHPRIGQMLIKELENFPPAVAQAVSEHHERFDGGGYPRQLSGKNISIAGQVVSVAEMISGVFMRQDRPLERAELAMKIIPGEHAHGLVSAVSSVLQLSGEEDGLQGAVRSENIFGDVQALHAKINGALELGRELMDSPFLDSRAGKDLLLLALQQAQAVKRAFTSTGLDICMQESMADFAGLNTEIHFEVAVASKEIQWRLRDIARNMALHCVALDQQEAKLLQPLIALLDE, encoded by the coding sequence ATGACGGACGAGATTTCGATCAATCAGGTCAATCAGCATTACCTCGATAAGGTAATGAATCTGGCGCAGGAACGGGATGTCGAGGCAACCGAGGATATTTTCGATGCGCGCGGCATGAAACTGGTGGCCAAGGGGTCGCGCATTTCGAGCGGGATGCAGGAACGCCTGATCGTGCACAAGTTGCGCAAGCCGCTGGAGTCGAGCATCACGGTAGCGGATGGCATCGACAACAATATCATCGTAAGCGAGGCCAGGCGGCTGGCCGAAACATTGGCGCCGGTGGGGTCGATGCACCGCATCGTCGGCAGTAAGGGTGTATCGCCGCTGGATATCCTGCAACAGGCGCGGTTCGGCAAGGCCATGAGCCTGATGCTGACCATTACCGAGCGCGGCGGCACGAGCGCCTTGGCACACAGCGTCATGGTCAGCCTGGTGTCGGTTTGCCTGGCTAAAAAAATGGGCCTTGGAGAAACCGAGCAATCCACGGTCGCCCTGGCGGGCTTGCTGCATGACATAGGCGAGCTGTATATCGAGCCGGAATTTTTGGACAGCAAGCGCCGCCTGTTGCCGCACGAGTGGCGCCATGTGGTGGTACACCCACGCATCGGCCAGATGCTCATCAAGGAGCTTGAGAATTTCCCGCCGGCGGTGGCGCAGGCGGTATCGGAACACCATGAACGCTTCGATGGCGGCGGCTATCCGCGCCAGCTCAGCGGCAAGAATATCAGCATCGCCGGCCAGGTGGTTTCGGTGGCGGAAATGATTTCCGGCGTATTCATGCGGCAGGACCGACCGCTGGAGCGGGCGGAGCTGGCCATGAAAATCATTCCCGGTGAACATGCCCACGGGCTGGTTTCGGCAGTGTCGAGCGTGCTGCAACTCAGCGGCGAAGAGGATGGCTTGCAAGGCGCCGTCCGCAGCGAAAATATTTTTGGCGATGTGCAGGCCTTGCATGCCAAGATCAACGGGGCACTGGAACTTGGCCGTGAATTGATGGATTCGCCGTTTCTCGATTCGCGCGCAGGCAAGGACTTGTTGCTGCTGGCGCTGCAGCAGGCGCAAGCGGTCAAACGGGCATTCACCAGCACCGGGCTGGATATCTGCATGCAGGAAAGCATGGCAGACTTTGCCGGCCTCAACACTGAAATCCATTTTGAAGTCGCCGTGGCCAGCAAGGAAATCCAGTGGCGCTTGCGCGATATCGCGCGCAACATGGCGTTGCACTGCGTGGCGCTGGATCAACAGGAGGCAAAGCTGCTGCAGCCACTGATTGCGCTGCTCGACGAGTGA
- the fliR gene encoding flagellar biosynthetic protein FliR, with the protein MISISSAALNAWIAGLMWPLARILGLIATAPLFNNQKIPARTRIALGVLLALIVAPAVPAQAAIDPMSLPGLLILAQQMLIGLAMGMAMRIVFAAIEMAGEIIGMTMGLGFATFYDPQSAAHTSAISQFLSLILLMLYLAANFHLMLLSVLVDSFTTMPIGAGSLGIGMEQLVAWGGRIFSAGVQLSLPIVAALLINNIALGILTRAAPQLNIFGIGFPVAIGVGFIMIALTIPYLAVPMERLLQEGLDMATLLVKPR; encoded by the coding sequence ATGATCAGCATCTCCAGCGCGGCACTGAATGCCTGGATCGCCGGCCTGATGTGGCCGCTCGCGCGCATCCTCGGCCTGATCGCCACGGCCCCCCTGTTCAACAATCAGAAGATACCGGCGCGCACCAGGATCGCCCTGGGGGTCTTGCTTGCCCTGATCGTGGCGCCGGCAGTGCCGGCGCAGGCTGCCATCGACCCGATGTCCCTTCCCGGCCTGCTGATCCTGGCGCAGCAGATGCTGATCGGCCTGGCGATGGGCATGGCGATGCGGATCGTATTTGCCGCCATCGAAATGGCCGGTGAAATTATCGGCATGACCATGGGCCTGGGCTTTGCGACGTTCTATGACCCGCAATCGGCGGCCCATACATCCGCCATCAGCCAGTTCCTGTCGCTAATCTTGCTCATGCTTTACCTGGCGGCGAACTTTCACCTGATGCTGCTTTCCGTCCTGGTCGACAGTTTCACCACCATGCCCATCGGCGCCGGATCCCTGGGCATTGGCATGGAGCAGCTGGTTGCCTGGGGGGGGCGGATCTTTTCGGCGGGCGTGCAGCTGTCGCTGCCGATCGTGGCCGCCCTGCTGATCAACAATATCGCCCTGGGTATCCTGACACGCGCCGCCCCGCAATTGAATATCTTCGGCATCGGCTTCCCGGTCGCCATTGGCGTCGGCTTCATCATGATCGCGCTGACGATTCCTTACCTCGCCGTGCCCATGGAACGGCTGTTGCAGGAAGGTCTCGACATGGCGACCCTGCTGGTCAAGCCGCGCTGA
- the fliQ gene encoding flagellar biosynthesis protein FliQ: MTPETVMTMGRQAMEVTLMIAAPMLLVALVVGLAISIFQAATQINETTLSFIPKLLGIFIALILAGPWMLSVMLDYMRQMFTGIPGMIS, translated from the coding sequence ATGACACCGGAAACCGTCATGACCATGGGCCGCCAGGCCATGGAAGTTACACTGATGATCGCCGCACCAATGCTGCTGGTGGCACTGGTGGTCGGCCTGGCGATCAGTATCTTTCAGGCCGCGACCCAGATCAATGAAACCACGCTGTCCTTCATTCCCAAGCTGCTTGGCATATTCATTGCGCTGATCCTGGCCGGGCCGTGGATGCTGTCGGTCATGCTCGACTACATGCGGCAAATGTTCACCGGCATTCCCGGCATGATCAGCTAA
- the fliP gene encoding flagellar type III secretion system pore protein FliP (The bacterial flagellar biogenesis protein FliP forms a type III secretion system (T3SS)-type pore required for flagellar assembly.), with the protein MPNNPIASGNPALPALTTAAKGFARQAVRWSPLLLLGLPLLATAQQAGLPALTSTPAPGGGQTYTLSLQTLLLLTALSMLPAALLMMTSFTRIVIVLSLLRQALGTPSAPPNQVLIGLALFLTLFVMGPVLDKVYTDAYLPLSENKITMQQALDKGAAPLKEFMLKQTRQSDLAMYVKISNTPALQGPEQVPLRVLVPAFITSELKTAFQISFAIFIPFLIIDMVVASVLMSMGMMMVSPAIVALPFKLMLFVLVDGWQLLIGSLAQSFY; encoded by the coding sequence ATGCCGAATAATCCTATCGCCTCCGGCAATCCCGCCCTGCCTGCGCTCACTACCGCGGCAAAGGGCTTCGCGCGCCAGGCAGTGCGCTGGAGCCCATTGCTGCTGCTGGGCCTGCCGCTCCTGGCGACTGCCCAGCAAGCCGGCCTGCCGGCGCTGACCAGTACGCCTGCGCCAGGCGGCGGACAAACCTACACCCTGAGCCTGCAAACCCTGCTGCTGCTGACCGCACTGTCGATGTTGCCGGCAGCGCTTTTGATGATGACCAGCTTTACCCGCATCGTCATCGTCCTGTCCCTCCTGCGTCAGGCGCTCGGCACGCCATCCGCGCCGCCCAACCAGGTGCTGATCGGCCTGGCGCTGTTTCTCACGCTGTTCGTCATGGGCCCGGTGCTGGACAAGGTCTACACGGACGCCTATCTGCCGCTGTCGGAAAACAAGATCACCATGCAGCAGGCGCTCGACAAGGGTGCCGCGCCGCTCAAGGAATTCATGCTCAAGCAGACCCGCCAGTCGGACCTGGCGATGTATGTGAAGATTTCCAACACCCCAGCATTGCAGGGGCCCGAGCAGGTGCCGCTGCGGGTGCTGGTGCCGGCTTTTATCACCAGCGAGCTGAAGACCGCCTTCCAGATCAGCTTCGCGATTTTCATTCCCTTTCTGATTATCGACATGGTGGTTGCCAGCGTGCTCATGTCGATGGGTATGATGATGGTATCCCCGGCCATTGTCGCGCTGCCCTTCAAGCTGATGCTGTTCGTGCTGGTCGATGGCTGGCAATTGCTGATCGGCTCGCTGGCCCAGAGCTTTTACTAG
- the fliO gene encoding flagellar biosynthetic protein FliO, producing the protein MIHARRLLPFLKTCLAAGLAFGAAATCAAQAAQGTQATAPQSAATASAGGFFQVLLGLVLVLALLAAIAWVLKRFNLARVTGNAPVKIVGGVSVGNRERVVVVEVADQWIVVGVAPGQVNALSTLARPENAPIQQQDKPLQGGENFATWLKQKIDKRNAE; encoded by the coding sequence ATGATCCACGCACGCCGGCTCCTCCCCTTCCTCAAAACCTGTCTCGCCGCTGGCCTGGCGTTCGGTGCTGCTGCGACCTGCGCCGCACAAGCTGCGCAGGGCACCCAGGCAACGGCGCCGCAGAGCGCTGCCACTGCCTCGGCCGGCGGCTTTTTCCAGGTCTTGCTGGGCCTTGTGCTGGTGCTGGCCTTGCTGGCTGCGATCGCGTGGGTGCTCAAGCGTTTTAATCTTGCCCGCGTCACCGGCAATGCACCTGTCAAGATCGTCGGCGGCGTATCGGTCGGCAACCGCGAACGCGTGGTTGTCGTGGAAGTTGCCGACCAGTGGATTGTGGTCGGCGTCGCACCTGGACAGGTAAATGCCTTGTCCACACTGGCGCGCCCGGAAAATGCGCCGATCCAGCAGCAGGACAAGCCGCTGCAGGGTGGTGAAAATTTTGCAACCTGGCTCAAGCAGAAAATCGACAAACGCAATGCCGAATAA